A genomic window from Massilia sp. METH4 includes:
- a CDS encoding PEP-CTERM sorting domain-containing protein, giving the protein MSVLRKFVITALAMASAAFSLQAHAEVGYADVVLDYHDSGAGPIAGPYGGIGAFTGYSPVTTDVVLGSEPGSIGYGDFLSLPTGSYVTVGFTDETAIDGVGDDIFIQETGASGERANVYVSSDTINFVLLGVAADDETTAFDLASIGFTDPVRAIKIVGLDSLGASPGFDVVNVQVLPGSVAPPVPEPETIGMLLAGLGVISVVARRRKQANK; this is encoded by the coding sequence ATGTCAGTGTTACGCAAGTTCGTCATCACCGCCCTGGCCATGGCCTCGGCAGCATTCAGCCTGCAAGCCCACGCCGAAGTCGGCTACGCCGACGTCGTCCTCGATTACCACGATAGCGGCGCGGGCCCTATCGCTGGCCCGTACGGTGGCATCGGGGCCTTCACGGGATACAGCCCGGTGACCACCGACGTGGTATTGGGCAGCGAACCAGGCTCGATCGGCTATGGCGATTTCCTGTCGCTTCCAACCGGTTCGTACGTCACCGTGGGGTTCACGGACGAAACCGCGATCGACGGCGTTGGAGACGATATCTTCATCCAGGAGACCGGCGCCAGCGGCGAGCGCGCGAACGTCTACGTCAGTTCGGATACGATCAATTTCGTCCTGCTCGGCGTTGCGGCGGATGATGAAACGACGGCGTTCGATCTCGCTTCGATCGGCTTCACCGATCCGGTCCGTGCCATCAAGATCGTGGGCCTGGACAGTCTCGGCGCCTCCCCAGGCTTCGATGTCGTGAACGTGCAGGTCCTTCCCGGCAGTGTCGCTCCACCGGTGCCGGAACCGGAAACGATCGGCATGCTGCTCGCTGGTCTGGGCGTGATCTCGGTAGTGGCACGCCGCCGCAAACAAGCAAACAAGTAA
- a CDS encoding glutamine amidotransferase: MQCIAVHHIAFEDLGSFAAPLRARGYQVEYRHAGIAPLALEEWLRADLLVVLGGPIGAGDVDAYPWLREELAGLRARLERKLPTLGICLGAQLIATALGGSVERRAGNKEIGWGELALHATPGALEALRGVPVLHWHGDNIVLPSHIDSLASTPGTPCQAFGVGSHTLGLQFHTEFAGGQLEAWLSGHAVELAHAGVDLHRLRADTARYAVGLERAGMALLERWLDGVRSA; encoded by the coding sequence ATGCAATGCATCGCCGTTCATCACATCGCTTTCGAAGACCTGGGCAGCTTCGCCGCGCCGCTGCGGGCACGCGGCTACCAGGTCGAGTATCGGCATGCAGGCATCGCGCCGCTGGCGCTGGAAGAATGGCTGCGTGCCGACCTGCTGGTAGTGCTGGGCGGGCCGATCGGCGCCGGCGATGTGGATGCCTATCCCTGGCTGCGCGAGGAGCTTGCCGGCCTGCGCGCCCGGCTGGAACGCAAGCTGCCCACGCTCGGCATCTGCCTCGGCGCGCAGTTGATCGCCACGGCGCTTGGTGGCAGCGTCGAGCGCCGGGCGGGCAACAAGGAAATCGGCTGGGGCGAGCTCGCGTTGCACGCGACGCCGGGCGCGCTTGAAGCACTGCGCGGCGTGCCCGTGCTGCACTGGCACGGCGATAACATCGTGCTGCCGTCGCACATCGACTCGCTGGCATCCACGCCAGGCACGCCGTGCCAGGCATTCGGTGTCGGCAGCCACACGCTTGGCTTGCAGTTCCACACGGAGTTCGCCGGCGGGCAACTGGAAGCCTGGCTGAGCGGGCATGCTGTCGAACTGGCGCATGCGGGCGTGGACCTGCATCGGCTGCGGGCCGACACCGCACGATACGCGGTTGGATTGGAACGGGCGGGCATGGCGCTGCTGGAACGCTGGCTCGATGGAGTGCGGTCAGCCTGA
- a CDS encoding redoxin domain-containing protein: protein MGPTSHPAPEFEVTAWLNAPGPVTLASLRGKVTAVYAFQMLCPGCVAHAIPQAKELGRHFGTGELAVLGLHTVFEHHEAMNDVALAAFIHEYRIDFPVGIDRPGRGGPVPATMERYAMRGTPTLLLFDRAGVLRHSLFGHLPDLQVGALIGGLLAESAESLQPACDIAGCAIPGRS, encoded by the coding sequence ATGGGCCCGACCTCGCATCCCGCTCCGGAATTCGAGGTCACGGCCTGGCTTAACGCGCCAGGCCCGGTGACCCTTGCATCGCTGCGAGGCAAGGTGACGGCCGTGTATGCCTTCCAGATGCTGTGTCCCGGCTGCGTGGCGCATGCCATCCCCCAGGCGAAGGAATTGGGCCGGCATTTCGGCACCGGTGAATTGGCCGTGCTTGGCCTGCACACGGTGTTCGAGCACCACGAGGCCATGAACGACGTGGCGCTGGCGGCGTTCATCCACGAGTACCGCATCGATTTCCCGGTCGGTATCGATCGGCCCGGCCGCGGGGGACCGGTGCCTGCCACGATGGAACGCTATGCCATGCGCGGCACGCCGACCTTGCTGCTGTTCGACCGTGCCGGTGTACTGCGTCACAGCCTGTTCGGTCACTTGCCCGACCTGCAGGTGGGCGCACTGATCGGCGGCCTGCTGGCCGAATCCGCCGAATCCTTGCAACCGGCCTGCGACATCGCGGGCTGCGCCATCCCTGGAAGGAGTTGA